From Blattabacterium cuenoti:
CACATTCTGATATTGTGAATTCAGATAAATAAATAATTTTATTTTTATCCTCTCTAAAAGTTTTAAACTTTATCACAAATTTATTTTTTTGAGCCCATTCTATAATCCATACTTTATAACTGAAAATTTCATTTTGCAATTTTTCAATATTTACATGAGTATGTAAAATTTTTTTATATACAAAATTTTCACAACTTTGATACCCTCCTTCAAAATAAATAAATCCGATTAAAGCTTCAAGTGTATTTCCTAGTATATTATCAGAAGTCATAACAGATTTATCGAAAAAGATATCTGTAATAGTTAATTTTCTAGATATTTCATTTAAATTTCTTCTACATACGATTTTTGATCGTATTTGAGTTAATTCTCCTTCTTTCTTTTCAGGAAATTTTTCACACAAAAAATGTGATATTATAGAATTTAATACAGCATCTCCCAAAAATTCTAATCTTTGAAAATTAATAGAATAATTTTGATTCAAATTTCTTTTTTTAGTAGAAAAACTATATATGAAAACTTCCTTTAAAAATTTTGTGTTTTTTGGACAAAAACCTAATATTTTTATCAACCGACCAACTAATATGGAATAATCATTTTTCTCAAAAAAAGCGCTATTTTCAGATAACATTTATTTATTTAAATAAAATACAAACATTATGCCCTCCAAAACCAAAAGTATTGCACATACTAATTTTTACCTCTTTTTTTATTGCTTGATTTGGAGTTAAATTAATTTTTGGATCTATATTTTTATCTATGTGGAACAAGTTTATAGTTGGAGGGATGATTCCTTTTTTTATAGTAAGAATAGAAGATATTGCTTCTATTGCTCCAGCTGCACCTAATAAATGTCCCGTCATAGATTTTGTAGAATTAATATTTATATTATGTATGTTTTCTTGAAATACTTCTTGAATTGCTTTTATTTCTGCAATATCTCCTAATTTAGTAGATGTTCCATGAGAATTAATATGATCAACTTCTTTACTTTCAATCCCTGCATCTTGAAGAGCAGATTTCATAGCCAAAACAATTCCTTTTCCTTCTGGATGAGGAGCTGTAATATGATAAGCGTCTCCAGACATTCCTACTCCTATTATTTCGGCATATATGTTGGCTCCTCTTTCTTGAGCATGTTGATATTCTTCAAGAACAAGACATCCTGCCCCTTCTCCTAATACAAAGCCATCTCTATTCTCATCAAAAGGTCTTGATGCTGTTTTATAATCTTCGTTTCTGGTAGATAATGCATGTAAAGCATTAAAACCACCTACTCCACTTTGCGTAATGGCAGCTTCAGACCCTCCAGTTACCATAATGTTCGCTTTTCCTAAACATATTAAATGATAAGCATCTACAATGGCATTAGAAGATGAAGCACAAGCAGATACCGTAGCATAATTTGGACCATGAAGACCATAATTCATAGAAATAAAACCAGCAGTAATATCTATCAACATTTTTGGAATAAAGAACGGACTAAATTTAGGATGTTTTCCTCCATGTATATAATCGGAGATAGATTCTTCTAAATTTAGAAGACCTCCAATTCCAGATGCCCAAATCACTCCTATTCTTTCTCTTTCTTCTTTTGAAAAATTAATTCCACTATTTTTGATTGCTTCTTCAGAAGCGACGATCCCATATTGTGCACAAGGATCTAATTTTCGTCTTTCTTTTCTATTGAAAAAAACACTTGGATCATAATTTTTCAATTCACAAGCAAATTTAGTCTTATATTTTTTAGTATTGAAGT
This genomic window contains:
- a CDS encoding ribonuclease III family protein, which gives rise to MLSENSAFFEKNDYSILVGRLIKILGFCPKNTKFLKEVFIYSFSTKKRNLNQNYSINFQRLEFLGDAVLNSIISHFLCEKFPEKKEGELTQIRSKIVCRRNLNEISRKLTITDIFFDKSVMTSDNILGNTLEALIGFIYFEGGYQSCENFVYKKILHTHVNIEKLQNEIFSYKVWIIEWAQKNKFVIKFKTFREDKNKIIYLSEFTISECGIQTKGKGSSKKKSEEMAAKEAYFVVQQQKKYLKT
- the fabF gene encoding beta-ketoacyl-ACP synthase II, producing MEDLKKVVVTGIGSITPIGKTVEEYWFSLINGKNGCDLITYFNTKKYKTKFACELKNYDPSVFFNRKERRKLDPCAQYGIVASEEAIKNSGINFSKEERERIGVIWASGIGGLLNLEESISDYIHGGKHPKFSPFFIPKMLIDITAGFISMNYGLHGPNYATVSACASSSNAIVDAYHLICLGKANIMVTGGSEAAITQSGVGGFNALHALSTRNEDYKTASRPFDENRDGFVLGEGAGCLVLEEYQHAQERGANIYAEIIGVGMSGDAYHITAPHPEGKGIVLAMKSALQDAGIESKEVDHINSHGTSTKLGDIAEIKAIQEVFQENIHNININSTKSMTGHLLGAAGAIEAISSILTIKKGIIPPTINLFHIDKNIDPKINLTPNQAIKKEVKISMCNTFGFGGHNVCILFK